The Klebsiella sp. RHBSTW-00484 genome includes a window with the following:
- a CDS encoding NAD(P)/FAD-dependent oxidoreductase, whose product MKFASIPFNQNQVGWPLNEIDRQIQPQLSGDINADWVVIGSGYAGVSFARRLASLNPQLNIVLIDAESAATSSSARNSGFVIGLPHNIGSSTAELKKAQDYRALLQEGIRLLEETVTAQQIECEWENVGKYHCQIDPSSEAIMQEYVDNLQLMQEPYSLLNSEELYQKLGTRIYSKGIYTPSCILVNPAKLIAGLARHLPENVTVYHQTPALAIHNENGGIRVTTLQGTIQARQIMLATNALSRELSPVISRQASMATYASITAPLTAEQRQRLPAMESWGLTPVNAIAGATLRYTRDHRFLIRQHVDPALRGVITAGQTANAARQHLALFHNAYPELRDVPLERTWSGTISVTRNGAPVWGRLAPQVWSAGGCNGAGVSKQTIAGTLLADMALGQDNPLIAAMQSLGQANFMPPSPFLDIGVAGALWKERYMGRKETAM is encoded by the coding sequence TCATCGGCTCCGGCTATGCTGGTGTGAGTTTTGCCCGCAGGCTGGCCAGCCTCAACCCGCAGCTGAACATTGTGCTTATTGACGCCGAATCTGCGGCGACCAGTTCCTCTGCCCGAAATTCAGGGTTTGTTATTGGCCTGCCGCATAATATCGGTAGCTCTACCGCCGAGTTGAAAAAAGCGCAGGACTATCGCGCCCTGCTCCAGGAAGGGATCCGCCTGTTAGAAGAAACGGTGACCGCACAGCAGATTGAGTGCGAGTGGGAAAACGTTGGCAAATATCACTGCCAGATTGACCCATCCAGCGAAGCCATTATGCAGGAGTACGTTGATAATCTTCAGCTTATGCAGGAACCCTACAGCCTGTTGAATAGCGAAGAGCTGTATCAGAAGCTGGGAACCCGGATCTACAGTAAAGGTATCTATACCCCCAGCTGTATTCTGGTGAACCCGGCGAAACTGATTGCGGGCCTCGCGCGCCATCTCCCGGAAAACGTCACGGTTTACCATCAGACGCCAGCGCTGGCTATTCACAACGAAAACGGCGGCATCAGGGTGACAACCCTACAGGGGACGATTCAGGCCAGGCAGATTATGCTGGCGACTAATGCGCTTTCTCGTGAGCTCTCTCCCGTGATAAGTCGCCAGGCGTCAATGGCGACCTATGCCAGCATCACCGCCCCGCTTACGGCTGAACAGCGCCAGCGTCTGCCCGCAATGGAAAGCTGGGGGCTGACGCCGGTGAATGCCATCGCCGGAGCCACGCTGCGCTATACCCGAGATCATCGTTTTCTGATCCGCCAGCATGTCGATCCGGCGCTGCGGGGCGTCATCACTGCGGGACAAACTGCCAACGCCGCGCGGCAGCATCTGGCGTTATTCCACAATGCCTACCCGGAACTGCGAGATGTACCGCTGGAAAGGACGTGGTCCGGGACTATTAGCGTCACCCGCAACGGTGCGCCGGTCTGGGGGCGACTTGCGCCGCAGGTGTGGAGCGCCGGAGGCTGTAACGGTGCCGGGGTGTCAAAACAAACCATCGCCGGGACGCTGCTCGCCGACATGGCTCTGGGGCAGGATAACCCGCTGATCGCGGCCATGCAGTCGCTGGGGCAGGCAAACTTTATGCCGCCCTCCCCGTTCCTCGATATCGGCGTAGCCGGTGCATTGTGGAAAGAGCGCTATATGGGACGTAAAGAGACGGCGATGTAG
- the map gene encoding type I methionyl aminopeptidase, whose product MLSIPIKTTDELARQRHAGELLASVFDMLDTFIQPGVTTMAINNRVEDFIVNELHSRPASKGQYDFPYVLNTSINDVVCHGMPKETEHLKSGMIVNVDITLEKGGLIADSSKMYLIGDVSPLARRLVKKTYEAMWKGIKVVKPGATLGDIGHAIQSYVESNGYSVVREYCGHGVGIEMHEDPQVLHYGKPGTGAVLKEGMVFTIEPMVNQGDSRIKNKKDGWTVVTRDKKLSAQWEHTIAVTAQGFEVLTLRKGEAIPD is encoded by the coding sequence ATGCTATCAATTCCCATTAAAACCACCGACGAACTCGCCCGCCAGCGCCACGCAGGCGAACTGCTGGCCTCGGTATTTGATATGCTGGATACCTTTATTCAGCCTGGCGTCACCACCATGGCCATCAACAATCGGGTTGAGGATTTCATCGTCAACGAGCTGCATTCGCGCCCGGCCAGTAAGGGGCAGTATGATTTCCCCTACGTGCTAAATACGTCGATCAATGACGTGGTTTGCCACGGTATGCCGAAGGAAACGGAACATCTGAAATCCGGCATGATTGTTAACGTCGACATTACGCTGGAAAAAGGTGGGCTGATTGCCGACTCCAGCAAGATGTACCTGATTGGTGATGTTTCACCACTGGCTCGTCGGCTGGTGAAGAAAACCTATGAAGCGATGTGGAAGGGCATTAAGGTCGTTAAACCGGGCGCGACCTTGGGCGACATCGGCCATGCGATCCAGTCCTATGTTGAAAGCAACGGCTACAGCGTGGTTAGAGAGTACTGCGGACACGGCGTCGGTATAGAGATGCACGAAGATCCTCAGGTGTTGCACTACGGCAAACCCGGTACCGGTGCCGTACTTAAAGAAGGGATGGTGTTTACCATTGAACCGATGGTGAATCAGGGCGATAGCCGGATAAAAAACAAAAAAGACGGCTGGACGGTGGTCACTCGCGATAAAAAACTTTCGGCGCAGTGGGAGCATACCATTGCCGTTACTGCACAGGGGTTTGAGGTATTGACGCTGCGTAAAGGTGAAGCGATCCCGGACTAA
- a CDS encoding ParD-like family protein has translation MGIVKISDLLHDDIRDASKAMSRSVNAQAEYWIRLGMMSELYPELNHQQIKLMMLKSGSDRLLEVINAINSH, from the coding sequence ATGGGTATTGTGAAAATTTCTGACCTGCTGCATGACGACATCCGTGATGCCAGCAAGGCGATGTCGCGTTCGGTCAACGCGCAGGCGGAGTACTGGATCCGCCTTGGGATGATGAGCGAGCTTTATCCTGAGCTTAACCATCAGCAAATTAAACTGATGATGCTGAAGTCCGGCTCCGATCGTTTGCTGGAGGTGATCAATGCTATCAATTCCCATTAA
- a CDS encoding putative quinol monooxygenase, whose protein sequence is MLKVIAEDFIKPEDIEAVMPLYRELIASTKKEPLCIAYDLYIDEKDPGHFIFIEEWPDRAALDRHCASEHFRRLVPLIDHHKCKDAQYILMSCQVREVSS, encoded by the coding sequence ATGTTAAAAGTCATCGCCGAAGATTTTATAAAACCTGAGGATATTGAGGCTGTTATGCCTTTGTACCGCGAGTTAATAGCGTCCACTAAAAAGGAACCTCTTTGCATCGCTTATGATCTGTATATTGATGAAAAAGATCCGGGTCATTTCATTTTTATCGAAGAGTGGCCGGATCGGGCGGCGCTTGACCGGCATTGTGCAAGTGAACATTTCAGGCGACTTGTGCCGTTAATAGATCACCATAAGTGTAAAGATGCTCAATACATACTGATGAGTTGCCAGGTACGCGAGGTGAGTTCGTGA
- a CDS encoding helix-turn-helix domain-containing protein: protein MAVVVNLDKMLVERKMTSRALAAYVGITEQNLSLLKSGKVKGIRFDTLAKICQALECQPGDILAWEAD from the coding sequence ATGGCAGTGGTGGTTAATCTGGACAAAATGCTGGTGGAGAGAAAAATGACGTCCAGGGCGCTGGCGGCTTATGTCGGGATCACCGAGCAGAACCTGTCGCTGCTCAAATCGGGAAAGGTGAAAGGTATTCGTTTTGATACGCTGGCAAAAATCTGCCAGGCGCTGGAGTGTCAGCCAGGCGATATTCTCGCCTGGGAGGCGGATTAA
- a CDS encoding GntR family transcriptional regulator: MFESDGLPLYLRIKDVILQRILSFTYDDKLPGELLLAGEFKVARGTIKQAIDSLASIGMVYREQGKGTFINRDALQKYYTDLPDVLTTFDAPGVVEVDVLSLISTMADKDVAEQMGLDLGSQLMRLERLLVQGEKPVGHVLTWLNGRIYNDLSHVDGSRSLYKQLRETFGYSPANATERYTPVCCDTRTAGLLNIEPGRPLFRIERVARDLDDVVLEYSVTHTLDASLSLQIATSQSSVSQQWNCMIDKGR; the protein is encoded by the coding sequence ATGTTTGAGTCGGATGGACTCCCTCTCTATTTAAGGATAAAAGACGTTATCCTGCAGCGGATCCTCTCTTTTACCTATGACGATAAACTCCCGGGTGAGCTGCTGCTCGCCGGGGAATTCAAGGTCGCGCGCGGCACCATTAAACAGGCGATAGATTCGCTGGCAAGCATAGGCATGGTGTATCGGGAGCAGGGTAAAGGGACCTTTATTAACCGCGATGCGTTGCAGAAATACTACACCGACCTCCCGGATGTACTGACCACCTTTGATGCGCCAGGTGTCGTCGAAGTGGACGTGCTGTCGCTAATTTCGACCATGGCAGATAAGGACGTGGCGGAGCAGATGGGGCTAGATTTAGGCAGCCAGCTGATGCGCCTGGAGCGGCTGTTGGTGCAGGGGGAAAAACCGGTCGGCCACGTTCTGACCTGGCTAAATGGGCGGATTTATAACGATCTCAGCCACGTCGACGGCAGCCGGTCGCTGTATAAGCAGCTGCGGGAAACCTTCGGCTACTCGCCAGCCAACGCCACGGAGCGCTATACGCCGGTTTGCTGCGATACCCGCACGGCGGGATTGTTAAATATTGAGCCGGGGCGCCCGCTGTTTCGCATTGAGCGAGTCGCCCGCGATCTGGATGACGTGGTGCTTGAATACAGCGTCACGCATACCCTTGATGCCAGCCTGTCGCTACAGATCGCCACCAGCCAGAGCAGCGTGAGCCAACAGTGGAACTGTATGATTGATAAGGGGCGTTAA
- a CDS encoding sugar isomerase domain-containing protein: protein MSDALKQYYSQIRQKLAFLEQRPDELLQAAEMMAQSILAQRNIFVFGASHAGILAEEMSYRAGGLAIINPLFTPALMLNVRPLTLTSAVENVENLGRVLVEQSPLRAGDTLLIHSVSGRNAITIDVALAAKSCGAKVIAITSLATAARVTSRHSSGKLLVDIADITIDNHCEYGDASVSLPGLAQKAAPLSTIMGATIANSLVLRICEIMLENECTPPILASANIDGNQAINQDILSTYRSQIHYL from the coding sequence ATGAGCGATGCATTGAAGCAGTATTACAGCCAAATCCGCCAGAAGCTGGCTTTTCTCGAACAACGCCCAGATGAGCTACTGCAGGCGGCGGAAATGATGGCGCAGAGCATCCTGGCACAGCGCAATATCTTTGTTTTCGGGGCCAGCCACGCCGGAATTCTGGCGGAAGAGATGAGTTATCGGGCAGGCGGTCTGGCCATTATCAATCCGCTTTTCACTCCCGCACTGATGCTTAACGTCAGGCCATTAACCCTGACCAGCGCGGTGGAGAATGTGGAAAATCTGGGGCGAGTGCTGGTTGAGCAGTCGCCGCTGCGGGCGGGTGATACGCTGTTGATTCACTCAGTCTCCGGGCGAAACGCGATTACGATTGATGTCGCGCTGGCGGCGAAATCCTGTGGGGCAAAGGTTATTGCTATTACCAGCCTCGCAACGGCGGCGCGGGTGACATCACGCCACTCCAGCGGCAAGCTGCTGGTCGATATTGCCGACATTACCATCGATAACCACTGCGAGTACGGCGATGCGTCCGTTAGCCTGCCGGGCCTGGCGCAAAAAGCCGCGCCGTTATCCACCATTATGGGCGCGACGATTGCCAACAGTCTGGTACTGCGCATTTGCGAAATCATGCTGGAAAATGAGTGCACGCCGCCCATTCTCGCCAGCGCAAACATAGACGGTAATCAGGCGATAAATCAGGATATACTGAGCACATACAGGAGCCAGATACACTACCTCTGA
- a CDS encoding PTS ascorbate transporter subunit IIC, whose amino-acid sequence MSEFLGVLRWITINIFGEASILIGLIVLLGLVLQKKPLADIVSGTLKGILGFLIIGAGAGIIVSALLIFQPIWTEVFGLSSMNLTNIIGQARFSERYGSSVTIAIAGGFAINLLLARLTRFKYIYLTGHMMFWTTMIFAGVMVNTEPGISAVQLTLMLTVIMGLYWTLQPALVQPWVRKITGNDNVALGHTSASVALLGALFGQLFARNKISSEDIKVPKKLGFLRDSNVVTALTMSLLFFIGTFILQIKGTAKAAEILAQSGDLSFYIYALKQSLMFTGGIAVVLLGVRMFIGEMVPAFNGIGSRLVPGAKPALDCPILFNFAPNAVVLGFVGAFVGSLLWLTLIGRYTGYVFIPSMIVIFFHAGTAGVFGNITGGYKGALLAGFITSTVVAWGQYFCVTGFINNTIPDTALWAGDSDMFVLAPLIHLLTSMLMF is encoded by the coding sequence ATGAGTGAATTTCTTGGCGTTCTGCGCTGGATAACGATCAATATTTTTGGTGAGGCGTCGATTTTAATTGGCCTGATTGTGTTGCTGGGCCTGGTGCTGCAAAAGAAACCGCTCGCTGATATTGTTTCCGGCACCCTGAAAGGGATTCTGGGCTTTCTGATCATCGGCGCGGGAGCCGGGATTATCGTTTCCGCTTTACTGATATTTCAGCCTATCTGGACCGAGGTATTCGGCCTCAGTTCGATGAACCTGACCAATATTATCGGTCAGGCGCGTTTTAGCGAGCGCTACGGCAGCAGCGTGACGATCGCCATCGCCGGGGGATTCGCCATCAACCTGCTGCTGGCCCGGCTCACGCGCTTTAAATATATCTATCTCACCGGGCACATGATGTTCTGGACCACAATGATTTTTGCCGGGGTAATGGTGAACACCGAACCCGGTATTTCAGCGGTGCAGTTAACGCTAATGCTGACGGTGATTATGGGCCTGTACTGGACGTTACAACCCGCGCTGGTCCAGCCCTGGGTACGCAAAATTACTGGTAACGACAACGTGGCGCTGGGGCATACTTCGGCCTCGGTGGCTCTGCTTGGGGCGCTGTTTGGACAGCTATTTGCGCGTAATAAAATTAGTTCTGAGGATATCAAAGTCCCGAAAAAACTCGGTTTTCTTCGTGACTCCAACGTAGTGACCGCATTAACGATGTCGCTGCTGTTCTTTATCGGCACCTTTATTCTGCAAATAAAAGGCACGGCGAAGGCGGCTGAAATTCTCGCGCAATCGGGGGATCTGAGCTTTTATATTTACGCGCTCAAACAGTCGCTGATGTTTACCGGCGGCATCGCCGTGGTGCTGCTTGGCGTGCGCATGTTTATTGGTGAAATGGTACCGGCGTTTAACGGCATTGGTTCGCGGCTGGTTCCTGGCGCAAAACCGGCGCTGGATTGCCCGATTCTGTTTAACTTTGCGCCAAACGCGGTGGTGTTAGGCTTTGTCGGCGCGTTTGTTGGTTCGCTGCTGTGGTTGACCCTGATTGGCCGCTACACCGGCTACGTGTTTATTCCCAGTATGATTGTGATTTTCTTCCACGCCGGAACGGCAGGCGTTTTCGGCAATATTACCGGCGGCTATAAAGGTGCGCTACTGGCGGGATTTATCACCTCGACGGTGGTCGCGTGGGGGCAATATTTCTGCGTGACTGGTTTTATCAACAACACCATTCCCGATACCGCATTGTGGGCCGGCGACAGCGATATGTTTGTTCTTGCGCCGCTTATTCACCTTTTGACCAGCATGCTGATGTTCTGA
- a CDS encoding PTS sugar transporter subunit IIB translates to MKILTVCGLGMGSSLILKMNVETVLKQHGIQASVEHMDVSSAASANADVVITNAELVDNLKHLSCPVVVVNNYIDNAEIIRALTQANILKPGASS, encoded by the coding sequence ATGAAAATTCTGACAGTCTGTGGTTTAGGTATGGGCTCAAGCCTGATTTTAAAAATGAACGTCGAAACGGTGTTAAAACAGCACGGTATTCAGGCCTCCGTTGAACATATGGATGTTTCTTCAGCCGCATCGGCCAATGCCGATGTAGTGATCACCAACGCCGAGCTGGTGGACAATCTAAAACATCTATCCTGCCCGGTGGTGGTGGTGAATAACTATATCGACAACGCTGAAATAATCCGGGCATTGACGCAGGCCAATATTCTGAAACCGGGAGCGTCGTCATGA
- a CDS encoding PTS sugar transporter subunit IIA — protein MIESQSIKVDCPASSPEEAIREAGNALCRAGACSPQYVQAMVDSYRELGPYFVIAPGLALPHARPEQGAIKAQISLIRLREPLAFGHVENDPVQVVLGLSATSSDAHIHLIQHIVTVLSDDHNLHTLMHSHDPEQLYQLLASAS, from the coding sequence ATGATCGAAAGTCAGTCGATAAAGGTTGATTGCCCGGCCAGCAGCCCGGAGGAGGCGATCCGCGAAGCGGGGAACGCGCTCTGTCGCGCGGGAGCCTGTAGCCCGCAATACGTTCAGGCCATGGTTGATAGCTACCGTGAGCTTGGCCCCTATTTTGTCATTGCGCCAGGGCTGGCGCTGCCTCACGCCCGCCCCGAACAGGGGGCCATTAAGGCGCAAATCAGCCTAATCAGGTTGCGCGAGCCGCTGGCGTTTGGTCATGTGGAAAACGACCCGGTGCAGGTGGTGCTGGGGCTTTCGGCAACCAGCAGCGATGCGCATATCCATCTTATCCAGCATATCGTCACCGTGCTGAGCGATGATCATAACCTGCATACCCTGATGCATTCTCACGATCCTGAACAACTTTATCAGCTGTTAGCCAGCGCGTCGTAG
- a CDS encoding creatininase family protein, whose product MKLHHLNEREARLALQKAQITLLPLGAVEPHGDHLPLDTDNLLAERFCALLDEQLGECALSLPVISYSQVWSLRGHAGAIDIGNEQLTSMLVSLAENMASYGITTTAVINAHYGNFDAIKAASRQLKEKDITLLSYSWAGMEQEVQKRQTSAVAYPGYMHADEVETSLMLALAPEFVTMANAREHYPVFPQNFRYQPIRWTEFSDYAVLGDPTRACEEKGRAFVQQALETTLASIRHHLTQGAADDRKSVDKG is encoded by the coding sequence ATGAAACTGCACCATTTAAATGAACGTGAAGCCCGGCTCGCACTGCAGAAGGCGCAGATTACCTTGCTACCGCTGGGTGCGGTCGAGCCACACGGCGATCACCTACCGCTGGATACCGACAACCTGCTGGCCGAGCGCTTTTGCGCGCTGCTCGATGAACAGTTAGGCGAGTGCGCGCTGAGCCTGCCCGTTATTTCTTACAGCCAGGTGTGGTCGCTGCGCGGGCATGCGGGCGCGATTGATATCGGCAATGAACAACTGACGTCGATGCTGGTGTCGCTGGCGGAGAATATGGCCAGCTACGGCATTACCACCACGGCGGTGATCAACGCACATTACGGCAATTTTGACGCTATTAAAGCGGCTTCCCGCCAGCTAAAGGAGAAAGACATCACGCTGCTCAGCTACAGCTGGGCAGGTATGGAGCAGGAGGTGCAAAAGCGGCAAACCTCGGCGGTGGCTTATCCCGGCTATATGCATGCCGATGAGGTCGAAACCTCGCTGATGCTGGCGCTGGCCCCGGAGTTCGTCACCATGGCTAACGCCCGTGAGCACTATCCGGTATTTCCACAGAATTTCCGCTATCAACCGATACGCTGGACCGAGTTTTCTGATTACGCCGTGCTGGGTGACCCCACCAGGGCCTGCGAAGAGAAAGGCCGTGCCTTCGTTCAGCAGGCGCTGGAGACTACCCTGGCCTCTATTCGCCATCACTTAACGCAAGGAGCCGCCGATGATCGAAAGTCAGTCGATAAAGGTTGA
- a CDS encoding phosphotriesterase family protein — MGIIRTLNGDIAANQLGVTYSHDHIYCIPPYWAERQDDDLLLDDPQASERELSDFRLAGGNAIYDATAPDYGRHAATVAEMAQRQQLHIIATAGFNKGFLWSSLRPGSSQSFADWIANSEIDELVEHVCHEVTEGIEGTPHRAGVVKCGTGYNTISPLERKTMEVIVRAQQRTGAPMHSHTEMGTMGLEQAQIFTRLGLDLSRLCFAHMDRNPDPWLHRQIANTGAFLSFDGISRIKYYPEHIRTQAILALCQQGYQKQILIGGDFARKSMSAHYGKGGLGLKFILSDWRPRFVEEAREAGFDGEALLHDFFVENPARYFAFG; from the coding sequence ATGGGCATCATTCGTACCTTAAACGGCGACATTGCCGCTAATCAACTGGGCGTGACCTACAGCCACGATCATATCTACTGTATTCCGCCTTATTGGGCAGAACGTCAGGATGACGACCTTTTGCTGGATGACCCGCAGGCTTCCGAGCGTGAATTAAGTGATTTCCGTCTTGCTGGTGGCAACGCTATCTACGACGCCACCGCCCCGGATTATGGTCGCCATGCGGCAACCGTCGCCGAAATGGCCCAGCGTCAGCAACTGCACATTATCGCCACCGCCGGTTTTAACAAAGGCTTTCTGTGGAGCAGCCTGCGTCCAGGCTCTTCACAAAGCTTTGCTGACTGGATTGCCAACTCAGAAATTGATGAACTGGTTGAGCACGTCTGCCACGAGGTCACCGAGGGGATCGAAGGAACCCCGCATCGGGCCGGGGTGGTGAAGTGTGGTACGGGATATAACACGATTTCTCCGTTAGAGAGAAAAACCATGGAAGTCATTGTCCGCGCCCAGCAACGCACTGGCGCGCCGATGCACAGCCATACGGAAATGGGGACGATGGGATTAGAACAGGCGCAGATATTTACCCGTCTGGGGCTGGATCTTTCCCGCTTATGTTTCGCTCATATGGATCGCAACCCCGATCCCTGGCTACACCGTCAGATCGCCAACACCGGGGCGTTTCTCTCTTTTGACGGTATCAGCCGCATCAAATATTACCCTGAACATATCCGCACCCAGGCCATTCTGGCGCTGTGCCAGCAAGGTTATCAAAAGCAAATCCTCATCGGCGGCGATTTTGCCCGCAAATCGATGAGCGCGCATTACGGCAAAGGGGGATTGGGGCTGAAGTTTATCCTCAGCGACTGGCGGCCAAGATTCGTCGAAGAGGCGCGGGAGGCCGGGTTTGACGGCGAAGCGTTACTGCATGATTTCTTTGTCGAAAATCCGGCGCGTTACTTCGCTTTTGGTTAA
- a CDS encoding YdcH family protein has translation MFPEHRELISRLKTSHSRFQSLFEKHNALDHDISRIEGADGKGYSLELVHMKKEKLLLKDELLKILQHESLNQA, from the coding sequence ATGTTTCCAGAACACAGAGAGTTGATTTCTCGATTGAAAACCTCGCACTCACGCTTTCAATCGCTATTCGAAAAACATAACGCGCTCGATCACGATATTTCCCGGATAGAAGGAGCTGACGGCAAAGGATACAGTCTTGAGCTTGTTCATATGAAGAAAGAAAAACTTCTGTTGAAGGATGAGTTACTGAAAATCCTCCAGCATGAGAGCCTGAATCAGGCCTGA
- a CDS encoding alpha/beta fold hydrolase translates to MAFVTTKDGVNIFYKDWGSRDAQPIVFHHGWPLSADDWDNQMLFFLAEGFRVIAIDRRGHGRSDQVSEGHDMDHYAADASAVAEHLDLHNAVHIGHSTGGGQVARYVAQYGQPQGRVAKAVLISSVPPLMVKTDNNPGGTPVEVFDGFRQALAANRAQFYLDVASGPFYGFNRDGAEVSQGTIQNWWRQGMIGSAKAHYEGIKAFSETDQTEDLKAITLPVLVMQGDDDQVVPYQNAAILQDKLLSDSQLKIYPGYPHGMHTTHADVINADLLAFIRS, encoded by the coding sequence ATGGCATTTGTGACAACCAAAGACGGCGTTAATATTTTCTATAAAGACTGGGGTTCCAGAGATGCGCAGCCCATTGTATTTCACCATGGCTGGCCGTTAAGCGCGGATGATTGGGATAACCAGATGCTGTTTTTCCTGGCGGAAGGCTTCCGGGTGATTGCTATTGACCGGCGCGGTCACGGTCGCTCAGACCAGGTGAGTGAAGGTCATGATATGGATCATTACGCCGCGGACGCTTCGGCTGTGGCGGAACATCTGGATCTGCATAACGCCGTGCATATCGGGCATTCTACCGGCGGCGGGCAGGTTGCGCGCTATGTTGCACAGTATGGCCAACCGCAGGGACGCGTCGCTAAAGCGGTGCTTATCAGTTCGGTTCCGCCATTGATGGTCAAAACGGACAACAATCCAGGCGGGACACCTGTTGAAGTTTTTGATGGTTTTCGCCAGGCGCTGGCTGCTAACCGCGCGCAGTTTTATCTCGACGTCGCTTCCGGGCCTTTTTATGGCTTTAACCGCGATGGCGCAGAAGTGTCGCAAGGCACCATTCAGAACTGGTGGCGGCAGGGTATGATTGGCAGTGCGAAGGCACACTATGAGGGGATTAAGGCGTTTTCTGAAACCGATCAGACCGAGGATTTAAAAGCCATTACGCTACCGGTACTGGTTATGCAGGGGGATGATGATCAGGTTGTTCCCTATCAGAACGCGGCGATATTGCAGGATAAACTCCTGTCTGATAGCCAGCTAAAAATTTACCCCGGCTACCCGCACGGTATGCATACCACCCATGCTGATGTGATTAACGCCGATCTGCTGGCGTTTATCCGTTCGTAG
- a CDS encoding PfkB family carbohydrate kinase, whose product MKKQRHHIIMKFISIEGFVRVSALADYLNVTKETVRSDLNELCKKGFVNRCHGGAYIDINTLDCVTRNEIIHVLESGDSYGVVKRGPPVMKNNVCVLGSFNVDIISYLPRLPNAGESLLSDKLIFSAGGKGCNQALAASYADANVSFITKIGSDHFSEYASSFINASLIKKPVIYKSGDVQTGTATIYVDETTGENMIAIFPGANMTITADEVLLQKNAIIDSNIVLLQLETNPDALTNTIHIAHDANVPVIINPAPYNPCINQFLDGLDYLTPNETEAGLLTGIAVTDSASAMDAAQEIHRRGVKNVVITLGKKGSMAFDGRRFIFSPAFPAVVRNTAGAGDAFNGALAAELARGRSLENALIYASAFASLAVETPNASDMPDNQAVLHRINTTQYHQTFSEKKK is encoded by the coding sequence ATGAAAAAACAGCGCCATCATATAATAATGAAATTTATCAGCATCGAAGGTTTTGTTCGTGTCTCAGCGCTTGCGGATTATTTGAATGTTACGAAAGAAACAGTCAGATCCGATCTCAATGAGCTTTGCAAAAAAGGTTTTGTTAATCGCTGTCATGGTGGCGCGTATATAGACATAAATACGCTTGATTGTGTCACCAGAAATGAAATTATCCACGTCCTTGAATCAGGAGATTCATACGGCGTGGTAAAACGAGGCCCTCCTGTCATGAAAAACAATGTATGCGTACTTGGATCGTTTAATGTTGACATCATCAGTTATCTTCCAAGACTTCCTAATGCTGGAGAGTCGCTGCTTTCCGATAAACTCATATTCTCTGCGGGCGGCAAAGGATGTAATCAGGCGCTGGCCGCCAGCTATGCGGATGCAAATGTTAGCTTCATAACCAAAATTGGCTCCGATCATTTTAGCGAATATGCCAGTTCATTTATTAACGCTTCATTAATCAAAAAACCCGTTATTTACAAGTCTGGCGACGTACAAACTGGCACCGCCACGATTTATGTTGATGAAACCACGGGCGAGAATATGATCGCGATATTCCCTGGCGCCAATATGACGATTACAGCTGATGAGGTATTGCTGCAAAAAAACGCAATTATTGATTCAAATATCGTTCTTTTACAACTGGAGACAAATCCGGACGCGCTAACAAATACAATCCATATCGCCCATGACGCTAATGTTCCGGTGATTATCAACCCTGCTCCCTACAATCCCTGTATTAATCAGTTTCTGGATGGACTGGATTACCTGACGCCCAATGAGACAGAGGCTGGATTACTGACCGGCATCGCTGTCACTGATAGCGCATCGGCCATGGACGCGGCACAAGAGATTCATCGCCGCGGAGTAAAAAATGTGGTGATTACTCTGGGTAAAAAAGGCTCGATGGCCTTTGACGGAAGAAGATTCATTTTCTCCCCTGCATTTCCTGCGGTTGTGAGGAATACCGCAGGTGCCGGCGATGCATTTAATGGTGCTCTGGCTGCAGAACTGGCCAGAGGGCGGTCTCTGGAAAATGCGCTGATTTATGCCTCAGCATTTGCTTCACTGGCGGTGGAAACACCAAACGCATCAGACATGCCTGATAACCAGGCCGTGCTTCATCGAATTAATACCACTCAGTATCACCAAACTTTTTCAGAAAAGAAAAAATAA